Proteins encoded in a region of the Osmerus mordax isolate fOsmMor3 chromosome 17, fOsmMor3.pri, whole genome shotgun sequence genome:
- the ssbp1 gene encoding single-stranded DNA-binding protein, mitochondrial, which translates to MLRCATAQVMRQLVRHSTTDASLILERSINRVQLLGRVGQDPVMRQVDGRNPVTIFSMATNEMWRSGEGETTPTGDVSQKTTWHRVSVFKPGLRDVAYQYVKKGSRVLVEGKLDYGEYVDKNSVRRQATTIIADNIIFLSDNVRDRV; encoded by the exons ATGTTGAGATGCGCTACAGCACAG GtaatgagacagctggtcagacaCAGCACCACAGACGCCAGTCTCATCCTGGAAAGAT CGATTAACCGCGTGCAGCTTTTGGGCCGCGTGGGTCAGGACCCAGTCATGAGGCAGGTGGACGGACGCAACCCCGTCACCATCTTCTCCATGGCGACCAACGAGATGTGGCGCTCCGGCGAGGGAGAGACGACCCCCACAG GTGACGTCAGTCAGAAGACAACATGGCACCGCGTGTCGGTGTTCAAGCCTGGCCTCAGAGACGTGGCCTACCAGTACGTCAAGAAAGG GTCCAGAGTCCTGGTGGAAGGGAAGCTGGATTACGGAGAGTATGTGGACAAGAACAGCGTCAGACGCCAAGCCACCACCATCATCGCAG aCAATATTATCTTCTTGAGTGACAACGTTCGAGATCGAGTCTGA